The following proteins are encoded in a genomic region of Actinomadura sp. NAK00032:
- a CDS encoding GNAT family N-acetyltransferase — MSDVLRTVRLALHPVSMRDHRALLTHWTGPRVRRHLFDDRTVTPVQVSEIIETSERDFATEGYGLWALRPAAASGPDALPEALPAAAPGDPLIGVAGLSHHEGPLGHGVDVEILYSLEPDHWGRGLAAEASRAVLDYAFGVVGVHRVTAEIDLANPASAEIAFQLGMRRWRDGPAGPDGAAYYAADRTRWIGSRRIMDAIT, encoded by the coding sequence ATGAGCGACGTGCTGCGCACGGTGCGGCTGGCGCTGCATCCGGTGTCGATGCGCGACCACCGCGCGCTGCTGACGCACTGGACGGGGCCGCGGGTGCGGCGCCACCTGTTCGACGACCGGACGGTCACCCCCGTCCAGGTCAGCGAGATCATCGAGACGAGTGAGCGGGACTTCGCGACCGAGGGGTACGGGCTCTGGGCGCTGCGCCCGGCCGCCGCCTCCGGGCCCGACGCCCTGCCCGAGGCGCTGCCCGCCGCCGCTCCCGGCGACCCGCTGATCGGCGTGGCCGGGCTCAGCCACCACGAGGGCCCGCTCGGCCACGGCGTGGACGTCGAGATCCTCTACAGCCTGGAGCCGGACCACTGGGGCCGGGGCCTGGCGGCCGAGGCGTCCCGCGCGGTGCTCGACTACGCGTTCGGGGTGGTCGGGGTGCACCGGGTCACCGCCGAGATCGACCTGGCCAACCCGGCGTCCGCGGAGATCGCGTTCCAGCTCGGGATGCGGCGGTGGCGGGACGGCCCGGCCGGCCCCGACGGCGCCGCCTACTATGCCGCGGACCGCACCCGGTGGATCGGATCCCGTCGAATCATGGACGCCATCACATAG
- a CDS encoding FAD-binding oxidoreductase, which yields MSSTSGRAPLAPGFANGGVSFWYRAAGRPAPGPRLPGPRTADVCVVGAGYTGLWTAYYLKRARPGLRIVVLEREFAGFGASGRNGGWVLGEIAGSRERYAARHGRPAAVALQRAMFEAVDEVVRAAAEEGVDAGLVKGGVLHVARGAAQRARLAAMVDEARAWGWTDGDLVPLPAAERDGRLRVAGATGAAWSPHGARVQPAALARGLAAAVRRLGVEVYERTPVVRIAPRRGGAAAAVTPYGTVAAEYVLRATEGFTAGLPGHRRDWLPMNSSMIVTTPLPAAVWEAIGWERRELLGDMAHSYMYAQRTADDRIAFGGRGRPYRYGSRVDDGGRTAPATVDALWRMLAAMFPAAAREARVDHAWSGVLGVPRDWCATAVLDHATGLGHAGGYTGHGVATANLAGRTLRDLLLREDTALTALPWVDRRVRRWEPEPLRWLGVHAMYALYRAADARESASGAAGTSALARLADRITGH from the coding sequence ATGAGTTCCACCTCGGGCCGGGCACCGCTCGCCCCCGGCTTCGCCAACGGCGGCGTCTCCTTCTGGTACCGGGCCGCCGGCCGGCCCGCCCCCGGCCCCCGCCTCCCCGGCCCGCGCACCGCGGACGTGTGCGTCGTCGGCGCCGGCTACACCGGCCTCTGGACCGCCTACTACCTCAAGCGCGCCCGCCCCGGGCTGCGGATCGTCGTGCTGGAGCGCGAGTTCGCCGGGTTCGGCGCGTCCGGCCGCAACGGCGGCTGGGTGCTGGGGGAGATCGCCGGCTCCCGGGAGCGCTACGCCGCCCGGCACGGCCGCCCCGCCGCGGTCGCGCTCCAGCGCGCCATGTTCGAGGCGGTGGACGAGGTCGTCCGGGCCGCCGCCGAGGAGGGCGTCGACGCCGGTCTGGTGAAGGGCGGCGTGCTGCACGTCGCCCGCGGCGCCGCCCAGCGCGCCCGCCTCGCCGCCATGGTCGACGAGGCCCGCGCCTGGGGCTGGACGGACGGCGACCTCGTCCCGCTGCCCGCCGCCGAGCGCGACGGCCGGCTCCGCGTCGCGGGCGCGACCGGGGCGGCGTGGAGCCCGCACGGCGCCCGCGTCCAGCCCGCCGCCCTCGCGCGCGGCCTCGCGGCGGCGGTCCGCCGCCTCGGCGTGGAGGTCTACGAGAGGACGCCGGTCGTCCGGATCGCCCCGCGGCGCGGCGGCGCCGCCGCGGCCGTCACCCCGTACGGCACGGTCGCCGCCGAGTACGTGCTGCGCGCCACCGAGGGCTTCACCGCCGGGCTGCCCGGCCACCGCCGCGACTGGCTCCCGATGAACAGCTCCATGATCGTCACCACGCCGCTGCCGGCCGCGGTGTGGGAGGCGATCGGCTGGGAGCGCCGGGAACTGCTCGGCGACATGGCGCACTCCTACATGTACGCCCAGCGCACCGCCGACGACCGGATCGCCTTCGGCGGCCGGGGCCGCCCCTACCGCTACGGCTCCCGCGTCGACGACGGCGGGCGCACCGCGCCCGCCACGGTCGACGCGCTCTGGCGGATGCTCGCCGCGATGTTCCCCGCCGCCGCCCGCGAGGCGCGGGTCGACCACGCGTGGTCGGGCGTCCTCGGCGTCCCCCGCGACTGGTGCGCGACGGCCGTCCTCGACCACGCGACGGGCCTCGGCCACGCGGGCGGCTACACCGGGCACGGCGTCGCCACCGCCAACCTCGCCGGCCGCACCCTCCGCGACCTGCTGCTGCGCGAGGACACCGCGCTGACCGCGCTGCCGTGGGTGGACCGGCGCGTCCGCCGCTGGGAGCCCGAACCCCTCCGCTGGCTGGGCGTCCACGCGATGTACGCCCTCTACCGGGCGGCGGACGCCCGCGAATCGGCCTCGGGCGCGGCGGGGACGTCGGCGCTCGCGCGCCTCGCCGACCGGATCACCGGCCACTGA
- a CDS encoding cyclase family protein, giving the protein MTTQDPLLAAVAGGVRLIELGQPFFTGMPCSPNHPGFRMTLIRRHGDMERPDGGSAANEIIVTGGHVGTHIDALSHVSHNGELHGGISAADAQRGGAFTSHGAENLPGLLRRGVLLDVAAVHGVPTLPPGYGVTVEDLELAAERAGAEPGEGDVALIRTGWARNFGDTTAYLGKETGVPGATPAAARWLAERRIAATGADTTAYEQIPEGAGHAVLPVHRILLVESGIFILEHLNLEALAEAGLHEFVFVLAPLRIRGGTGSPVRPLAAVSA; this is encoded by the coding sequence ATGACCACGCAGGACCCGCTGCTCGCGGCCGTCGCCGGGGGCGTCCGGCTGATCGAGCTTGGCCAGCCGTTCTTCACCGGCATGCCCTGCTCCCCCAACCACCCCGGGTTCCGGATGACGCTGATCCGGCGGCACGGCGACATGGAGCGCCCGGACGGCGGCTCCGCCGCCAACGAGATCATCGTGACCGGCGGCCACGTCGGCACGCACATCGACGCGCTCTCCCATGTCAGCCACAACGGCGAGCTGCACGGCGGGATCTCGGCCGCCGACGCCCAGCGCGGCGGCGCCTTCACCAGCCACGGGGCGGAGAACCTGCCCGGCCTGCTGCGCCGCGGCGTCCTGCTCGACGTCGCCGCCGTCCACGGCGTCCCGACGCTGCCGCCCGGCTACGGCGTCACCGTCGAGGACCTGGAGCTGGCCGCCGAGCGCGCCGGCGCCGAGCCCGGCGAGGGCGACGTGGCGCTGATCCGCACCGGCTGGGCCCGCAACTTCGGCGACACCACCGCCTACCTCGGCAAGGAGACCGGCGTCCCCGGCGCGACCCCGGCCGCCGCGCGGTGGCTGGCGGAGCGGCGGATCGCCGCGACCGGCGCCGACACGACCGCCTACGAGCAGATTCCCGAGGGCGCCGGGCACGCGGTCCTGCCGGTCCACCGGATCCTGCTGGTCGAGTCGGGGATCTTCATCCTGGAGCACCTGAACCTGGAGGCGCTCGCCGAGGCCGGGCTGCACGAGTTCGTGTTCGTGCTCGCCCCGCTGCGGATCAGGGGCGGCACCGGCTCCCCCGTCCGCCCGCTCGCGGCGGTGTCGGCATGA
- a CDS encoding carboxymuconolactone decarboxylase family protein, which translates to MIDPVSGEDVNDRPRRGPSATRLPLLLPGSLSDEQRAVYEAVTGGPRAAGRTPPFGLADDIGRLHGPFNAMLYSPSVGLPLQDLGAALRFRTAFTEREREIATLVVAAHVRSDYEWYAHERIGRRHGLTGAELDALREGRAPMLGDVRERVVHEAARQLAAEGDLADAVYTEAVATLGRGAVVELVALVGYYKALALQLRVFRVGVPDGEDAPAWPAGDPAEQGPGGAGA; encoded by the coding sequence GTGATCGACCCCGTGAGCGGTGAGGACGTCAACGATCGACCGCGGCGCGGCCCGTCCGCGACCAGGCTGCCGCTGCTGCTCCCCGGTTCCCTCAGCGACGAGCAGCGGGCCGTGTACGAGGCGGTGACGGGCGGCCCCCGCGCCGCCGGCCGCACCCCGCCGTTCGGCCTGGCCGACGACATCGGGCGGCTGCACGGCCCCTTCAACGCGATGCTCTACAGCCCGTCCGTGGGGCTGCCCCTTCAGGACCTCGGGGCCGCGCTGCGCTTCCGGACGGCGTTCACCGAGCGCGAGCGGGAGATCGCCACGCTGGTCGTCGCCGCGCACGTCCGGTCCGACTACGAGTGGTACGCGCACGAGCGGATCGGGCGCCGGCACGGGCTCACCGGCGCGGAGCTGGACGCGCTGCGCGAGGGCCGCGCGCCGATGCTCGGCGACGTCCGCGAGCGCGTCGTGCACGAGGCGGCCCGGCAGCTCGCCGCCGAGGGCGACCTCGCCGACGCCGTCTACACCGAGGCGGTCGCGACGCTCGGCCGCGGCGCCGTCGTCGAGCTGGTCGCGCTCGTCGGCTACTACAAGGCGCTCGCCCTGCAGCTGCGGGTGTTCCGGGTGGGCGTCCCGGACGGCGAGGACGCGCCCGCGTGGCCGGCCGGCGACCCGGCGGAGCAGGGCCCGGGCGGTGCGGGCGCATGA
- a CDS encoding MmgE/PrpD family protein yields MTAGTPVQRLAGLAAATAAGGLPPELRDDAARRVLDVLGNSLAATAEPPARAVGELVGEWGGAGRATAIGTGTRLPEPSAALLNGTLAHSLDFDDTHLPSVLHPSASVVPTALAVAEARGASGAALLDAVGVGVEITVRLGMAGYDRDLGNSVFFERGQHATAICGAVGAAASAAMLSGLDAAGIAHAMGIAASMGSGILEANRTGGTVKRIHCGWAAHAAVTAAGLARTGITGPPTVLEGRFGFLQAFCGDQVDLDALTSGLGEHWELPGIFFKPYPCNHFTHAGIDAALRLRERGLDPAAVESIELGAPTPVLRTIGEPHEDKIRPKSGYHAAFSGPYTVAAALLGGGGLGVFHEDFTDEAAADPDRLALAAKVRCVPDARCDEIFPHQFPAVLRVRTRAGDLLEERVDVNRGGPGNPLSAEELATKFRLNASRRVTGAQAEQITSLTYGLAGIEDLRDLTSLLE; encoded by the coding sequence ATGACCGCCGGGACCCCCGTCCAGCGGCTCGCCGGGCTCGCCGCCGCCACCGCCGCCGGCGGGCTGCCGCCGGAACTGCGCGACGACGCCGCCCGCCGCGTCCTGGACGTCCTCGGCAACAGCCTCGCCGCCACCGCGGAACCGCCCGCGCGGGCCGTCGGGGAACTCGTCGGCGAATGGGGCGGCGCGGGCCGCGCCACCGCGATCGGCACCGGGACGCGGCTGCCCGAGCCGAGCGCCGCGCTGCTGAACGGCACGCTCGCCCACTCCCTGGACTTCGACGACACGCACCTGCCGTCCGTCCTGCACCCGTCGGCGTCGGTGGTGCCCACCGCGCTCGCCGTGGCCGAGGCCCGGGGCGCGTCCGGCGCCGCGCTGCTGGACGCGGTCGGCGTCGGCGTCGAGATCACCGTGCGGCTCGGCATGGCCGGGTACGACCGCGACCTCGGCAACTCGGTGTTCTTCGAACGCGGGCAGCACGCCACCGCGATCTGCGGGGCGGTCGGCGCCGCCGCGTCCGCGGCGATGCTGTCCGGGCTGGACGCCGCCGGCATCGCGCACGCGATGGGCATCGCCGCGAGCATGGGCTCGGGGATCCTGGAGGCCAACCGCACCGGCGGCACCGTCAAGCGGATCCACTGCGGCTGGGCCGCGCACGCCGCCGTCACCGCCGCCGGCCTGGCCCGCACGGGCATCACCGGCCCGCCGACCGTCCTCGAAGGGCGGTTCGGGTTCCTCCAGGCGTTCTGCGGCGACCAGGTCGACCTGGACGCCCTCACCTCCGGCCTGGGCGAGCACTGGGAGCTCCCCGGGATCTTCTTCAAGCCCTACCCGTGCAACCACTTCACCCACGCGGGCATCGACGCCGCGCTGCGGCTGCGCGAGCGGGGCCTGGACCCGGCGGCGGTCGAGTCGATCGAACTGGGCGCGCCGACGCCGGTGCTGCGCACGATCGGCGAGCCGCACGAGGACAAGATCCGCCCGAAGTCGGGGTACCACGCGGCCTTCTCCGGCCCCTACACCGTCGCGGCGGCGCTGCTCGGCGGCGGCGGGCTCGGCGTCTTCCACGAGGACTTCACCGACGAGGCCGCCGCCGACCCGGACCGGCTCGCGCTGGCCGCGAAGGTCCGCTGCGTCCCCGACGCCCGCTGCGACGAGATCTTCCCGCACCAGTTCCCGGCCGTCCTGCGGGTCCGCACCCGCGCCGGGGACCTGCTGGAGGAGCGGGTGGACGTCAACCGGGGCGGGCCCGGCAACCCGCTGTCGGCGGAGGAGCTGGCGACGAAGTTCCGGCTGAACGCCTCCCGCCGCGTCACCGGCGCGCAGGCCGAGCAGATCACCTCCCTCACCTACGGCCTGGCCGGGATCGAGGACCTGCGCGACCTCACGTCACTGCTGGAGTAG
- a CDS encoding CoA ester lyase codes for MTPRSWLYVPGDRPDRIGKALASGADAVILDLEDAVAPAAKRDARRNVLDALDAGNTAYVRINAPGTPDGADDIALLATAPAALAGVRVPKCEDPGELRRVADALGVPVFPILESALGVENALLLATAHPLVAGISLGEADLAADLRAGGEALAWPRSRVVVAARAAGLPSPAQSVWTAVRDLDGLRADTLAGRRAGFFGRSVIHPAQLPVVHEACVPDPDDVAWARDLMSQLTERAAAGGGAAWIDSAGRFVDKAVVERAAWLLDAAASAESAARPVKEGQK; via the coding sequence GTGACGCCGCGGTCCTGGCTGTACGTGCCGGGCGACCGGCCGGACCGGATCGGCAAGGCGCTCGCGTCCGGCGCCGACGCGGTGATCCTCGACCTGGAGGACGCCGTCGCGCCGGCCGCCAAGCGGGACGCGCGCCGCAACGTGCTCGACGCCCTCGACGCCGGGAACACCGCCTACGTGCGGATCAACGCGCCCGGCACCCCCGACGGCGCCGACGACATCGCCCTGCTGGCGACCGCGCCCGCCGCGCTCGCCGGGGTCCGCGTGCCCAAGTGCGAGGACCCGGGCGAGCTGCGCCGCGTCGCCGACGCGCTCGGCGTGCCGGTGTTCCCGATCCTGGAGTCGGCGCTCGGCGTGGAGAACGCCCTGCTGCTCGCGACCGCGCACCCGCTGGTCGCCGGGATCTCGCTCGGCGAGGCCGATCTCGCCGCCGACCTGCGCGCGGGCGGCGAAGCCCTCGCCTGGCCGCGCTCGCGGGTCGTGGTCGCCGCCCGCGCGGCCGGACTGCCGTCCCCGGCGCAGAGCGTGTGGACCGCCGTCCGCGACCTGGACGGCCTGCGCGCCGACACGCTCGCGGGCCGCCGGGCCGGGTTCTTCGGCCGGTCGGTGATCCACCCCGCGCAGCTCCCCGTCGTCCACGAGGCGTGCGTCCCCGACCCCGACGACGTCGCGTGGGCCCGCGACCTCATGAGCCAGCTCACCGAACGCGCCGCGGCAGGCGGCGGCGCCGCATGGATCGACTCCGCCGGCCGGTTCGTGGACAAGGCCGTCGTCGAGCGCGCCGCCTGGCTGCTCGACGCCGCCGCGTCCGCCGAGTCCGCCGCCCGGCCCGTCAAGGAAGGCCAGAAATGA
- a CDS encoding aspartate/glutamate racemase family protein: MRHLGILAHSAEGAALCFRTFCHEGFRELGPDDHPDVTLDLIALARSMPAWDAGDHGAVREVLAESARRLAAAGADFFVCPDNTAHMALELPGGDLALPGLHIARVVADRAAADGRARVGVLGTRYTMDGPVYPRELAARGIAAEVPEPADRETVHRIIFDELVNGVITEESRREYARIIGRLAERGCDAVALVCTEIPLLVTPDVSPLPTLDSTRLLARAAFETAVGRRPLPTWRGGGFDGG, translated from the coding sequence ATGAGGCATCTCGGCATCCTGGCCCACAGCGCGGAGGGCGCCGCGCTGTGCTTCCGGACCTTCTGCCACGAAGGGTTCCGCGAGCTCGGCCCCGACGACCACCCCGACGTGACGCTCGACCTGATCGCGCTGGCCCGCAGCATGCCCGCCTGGGACGCCGGCGACCACGGCGCGGTCAGGGAGGTGCTGGCCGAGAGCGCCCGCCGCCTCGCGGCGGCGGGCGCCGACTTCTTCGTCTGCCCCGACAACACCGCCCACATGGCGCTGGAGCTCCCCGGCGGCGACCTGGCCCTGCCCGGCCTGCACATCGCGCGGGTCGTCGCGGACCGGGCCGCCGCCGACGGCCGCGCCCGCGTCGGCGTGCTCGGCACCCGCTACACGATGGACGGCCCCGTCTACCCGCGCGAGCTGGCCGCGCGCGGCATCGCCGCCGAGGTCCCGGAACCGGCCGACCGGGAGACCGTCCACCGGATCATCTTCGACGAGCTGGTCAACGGGGTGATCACCGAGGAGTCGCGGCGCGAGTACGCGCGGATCATCGGCCGGCTGGCCGAGCGCGGCTGCGACGCGGTCGCGCTCGTGTGCACCGAGATCCCGCTGCTGGTCACCCCGGACGTCTCGCCGCTGCCCACGCTCGACTCCACCCGCCTGCTGGCCCGCGCCGCCTTCGAGACGGCGGTCGGCCGCCGCCCCCTGCCCACCTGGCGCGGCGGAGGCTTCGACGGAGGCTGA
- a CDS encoding CaiB/BaiF CoA-transferase family protein, whose protein sequence is MTDALSGVRVLDTATLFAGPLAATLLGDFGAEVIKIEHPKGDPVRSHGAQRDGVGLWWKMLGRNKKAMTLYLGSPEGQELFRRMVADADVVIENFRPGTLERWGLGYDELKQVNPGLVLARVTGFGQTGPYSRRPGFGTLAEAMSGFAAITGEPDGPPTLPPFGLADGIAALTTAFAVMTALRAREATGEGQVVDLAIIEPILTLLGPQIITYDQLGELQARTGNRSHNNAPRNTYRTRDGSWVAISTSAQSIAERVMRLVGRPELIDEPWFATGAERAKHADVLDEAVGSWIAERDRDEVVKAFEDAQAAVAPIYNAADVMADPQFQALGTIATVPDDELGPVKMQNVLFRLSQTPGRIESAGPPLGAHTAEILARYGVDEAALAELRGKGVVK, encoded by the coding sequence ATGACCGACGCGCTGTCCGGAGTCCGGGTCCTCGACACGGCCACGCTGTTCGCCGGCCCGCTCGCCGCGACACTGCTCGGCGACTTCGGGGCCGAGGTCATCAAGATCGAGCACCCGAAGGGCGACCCGGTGCGCAGCCACGGCGCCCAGCGCGACGGCGTCGGGCTCTGGTGGAAGATGCTCGGCCGCAACAAGAAGGCGATGACGCTCTACCTCGGCTCACCCGAGGGCCAGGAGCTGTTCCGCCGGATGGTCGCCGACGCCGACGTCGTGATCGAGAACTTCCGTCCCGGGACGCTGGAGCGCTGGGGCCTAGGGTACGACGAGTTGAAGCAGGTCAATCCAGGTCTGGTGCTCGCCCGGGTCACCGGGTTCGGGCAGACCGGCCCGTACTCCAGGCGCCCCGGGTTCGGCACGCTCGCCGAGGCGATGAGCGGGTTCGCCGCGATCACCGGCGAGCCGGACGGCCCGCCGACCCTGCCGCCGTTCGGCCTCGCCGACGGGATCGCCGCCCTCACCACCGCGTTCGCGGTCATGACGGCGCTGCGGGCGCGGGAGGCGACCGGCGAGGGCCAGGTCGTCGACCTCGCCATCATCGAGCCGATCCTGACCCTGCTCGGCCCGCAGATCATCACCTACGACCAGCTCGGCGAGCTGCAGGCCCGCACCGGCAACCGGTCGCACAACAACGCGCCGCGCAACACCTACCGGACCCGCGACGGCAGCTGGGTCGCGATCTCCACCAGCGCCCAGTCGATCGCCGAGCGCGTGATGCGGCTGGTCGGCCGGCCCGAGCTGATCGACGAGCCGTGGTTCGCGACCGGCGCCGAGCGCGCCAAGCACGCCGACGTGCTGGACGAGGCCGTCGGGTCGTGGATCGCCGAGCGCGACCGCGACGAGGTCGTCAAGGCGTTCGAGGACGCCCAGGCCGCCGTCGCCCCCATCTACAACGCCGCCGACGTCATGGCCGACCCGCAGTTCCAGGCGCTCGGCACCATCGCGACCGTCCCCGACGACGAGCTCGGCCCGGTGAAGATGCAGAACGTCCTGTTCCGGCTGTCGCAGACGCCGGGCCGGATCGAGTCGGCCGGGCCGCCGCTCGGCGCGCACACCGCCGAGATCCTCGCCCGCTACGGGGTGGACGAGGCCGCGCTGGCCGAACTGCGCGGCAAGGGCGTGGTCAAGTGA
- a CDS encoding isocitrate lyase/phosphoenolpyruvate mutase family protein, which yields MDFRKMHHGDRPLVLPNAWDFASGAALVEAGFPAVGTTSLGVAAAAGKPDAAGDTRAETLALARALSRLPVPVTVDIEGGFSGRVADVAELVTELASFGIAGINLEDGRPDGTLAPLDHQTTVIAAVKRAAPQVFLNARTDTFWLGDPDRDETLRRAGAYAAAGADGIFVPGIVDDADITAVLETAELPLNVLYLPGKTEYERLARLGVHRVSTGSLLFRKALHAAVTAALGVTGAGGDGHPPSYGDVQRLVSGR from the coding sequence ATGGACTTCAGGAAGATGCACCACGGCGACCGTCCGCTGGTGCTGCCGAACGCGTGGGACTTCGCGAGCGGCGCCGCGCTGGTCGAGGCGGGCTTCCCGGCGGTCGGGACGACGAGCCTCGGCGTCGCGGCGGCCGCCGGGAAGCCCGACGCCGCCGGGGACACCCGCGCCGAGACGCTGGCCCTCGCCCGCGCCCTGTCGCGGCTGCCCGTGCCGGTGACCGTCGACATCGAGGGCGGGTTCTCCGGCCGGGTCGCCGACGTGGCCGAGCTGGTCACCGAGCTGGCCTCGTTCGGGATCGCCGGGATCAACCTGGAGGACGGGCGCCCCGACGGGACGCTCGCGCCTCTCGACCACCAGACGACGGTGATCGCCGCCGTGAAGCGGGCCGCGCCGCAGGTGTTCCTCAACGCCCGCACCGACACGTTCTGGCTCGGCGACCCCGACCGCGACGAGACCCTGCGGCGGGCGGGCGCGTACGCGGCGGCGGGCGCGGACGGGATCTTCGTCCCCGGGATCGTGGACGACGCCGACATCACCGCCGTGCTGGAGACGGCGGAGCTGCCGCTCAACGTCCTGTACCTGCCGGGCAAGACCGAGTACGAGCGACTCGCGCGGCTGGGCGTGCACCGGGTCAGCACCGGGTCGCTGCTGTTCCGGAAGGCGCTCCACGCCGCCGTGACCGCGGCCCTCGGCGTCACCGGCGCCGGCGGGGACGGCCACCCGCCGTCGTACGGGGACGTGCAGCGCCTCGTCAGCGGGCGGTGA